In Mixta intestinalis, the following are encoded in one genomic region:
- the ilvE gene encoding branched-chain-amino-acid transaminase — MSTKKADFIWFNGEMVKWEEAKVSVMSHALHYGTSVFEGVRCYDSHKGPVVFRHREHMQRLHDSAKIYRFPLKYSVDELMAACRDVLRVNKLKSAYIRPLAFVGDVGLGVNPPEGYGTDVIIAAFPWGAYLGAEALDQGIDAMVSSWNRVAPNTIPTAAKAGGNYLSSLLVGSEARRHGYQEGIALDTHGYISEGAGENLFEVKDGILFTPPFTSSALPGITRDAIIKLAKDVGIEVREQVLSRESLYLADEVFMSGTAAEITPVRSVDGIQVGEGKCGPVTKRIQQAFFGLFTGETEDKWGWLDPVNP; from the coding sequence ATGAGTACGAAGAAAGCAGACTTTATCTGGTTCAACGGCGAGATGGTGAAATGGGAAGAAGCGAAGGTCAGCGTGATGTCCCATGCCCTGCATTACGGTACGTCAGTTTTTGAAGGCGTCCGTTGCTATGACTCGCATAAAGGGCCGGTAGTCTTCCGTCATCGTGAACATATGCAGCGCCTGCACGACTCCGCCAAAATTTATCGCTTTCCGCTGAAGTATAGCGTGGATGAGCTGATGGCCGCCTGCCGCGACGTTCTGCGCGTGAACAAACTGAAAAGCGCCTATATCCGCCCGCTGGCATTTGTCGGCGACGTAGGCTTAGGGGTTAACCCGCCGGAAGGCTACGGTACGGACGTGATCATCGCCGCGTTCCCGTGGGGGGCTTACCTGGGTGCTGAAGCGCTGGATCAGGGCATCGACGCGATGGTTTCCTCATGGAACCGCGTGGCACCGAACACTATTCCTACCGCGGCTAAAGCGGGCGGCAACTATCTCTCCTCGCTGCTGGTTGGTAGCGAAGCGCGCCGTCACGGTTATCAGGAAGGCATTGCGCTGGATACTCACGGTTATATCTCTGAAGGTGCCGGTGAAAACCTGTTTGAAGTTAAAGACGGCATCCTCTTTACCCCGCCGTTCACCTCTTCCGCACTGCCGGGCATTACCCGTGATGCCATCATCAAGCTGGCAAAAGATGTCGGTATCGAAGTACGCGAGCAGGTGCTGTCACGTGAATCACTCTATCTGGCGGATGAAGTCTTTATGTCCGGTACGGCAGCGGAAATTACGCCGGTACGTAGCGTCGATGGTATTCAGGTTGGTGAAGGCAAATGTGGTCCGGTAACGAAACGCATTCAGCAGGCGTTCTTTGGCCTGTTTACCGGCGAAACTGAAGACAAATGGGGCTGGTTAGATCCCGTAAACCCATAA
- the ilvM gene encoding acetolactate synthase 2 small subunit: MNQHQLSIEARFRPEVLERILRVIRHRGFQVCSMNMAAVANAENINIEMTVASPRSVDLLSTQLCKLMDVACVQIQQQTTQQIRA, encoded by the coding sequence ATGAACCAGCACCAGTTGTCTATTGAAGCACGCTTTCGGCCTGAAGTTCTGGAGCGCATATTGCGGGTTATCCGTCATCGCGGCTTTCAGGTCTGCTCCATGAATATGGCCGCCGTCGCTAATGCTGAGAATATTAATATTGAAATGACCGTTGCCAGCCCACGTTCAGTCGATTTACTGTCAACACAGCTGTGCAAACTGATGGATGTCGCTTGCGTCCAGATCCAACAACAGACAACACAACAAATCCGCGCATAG
- the ilvG gene encoding acetolactate synthase 2 catalytic subunit: MTGAQWVVQVLRAQGVDTVFGYPGGAIMPVYDALYDGGVDHLLCRHEQGAAMAAIGYARATGKTGVCIATSGPGATNLITGLADAMMDSVPVVAITGQVAAPLIGTDAFQEIDVLGLSLACTKHSFLVESLESLPEVMAEAFAIAQSGRPGPVLVDIPKDIQIASAELTPHLLPVAEIPACPQQDLEQARMLIAQAKKPVLYVGGGVGMAQAVPALREFIRQTGIPAVATLKGLGAPDASDPCYLGMLGMHGTKAANLAVQQCDLLIAVGARFDDRVTGKLDTFAPHASVIHMDIDPAELNKLRRVHVGLQGDLNTQLLALAQPCQIDEWRAEVMTLKAGHSWRYDHPGEAIYAPLFLRQLSDRKDARTVVTTDVGQHQMWTAQHMTFTAPENFITSSGLGTMGFGLPAAIGAQVARPEDTVICVSGDGSFMMNVQELGTIKRKGLPIKIVLLDNQRLGMVRQWQQLFFSERYSETNLSDNPDFLTLASAFDIPGQRITRKDQVDAALDALLTSKGPWLLHVAINELENVWPLVPPGASNANMMEKIV, translated from the coding sequence ATGACAGGCGCTCAGTGGGTGGTTCAAGTATTGCGTGCGCAGGGAGTTGATACCGTGTTTGGTTATCCCGGCGGTGCGATTATGCCGGTTTACGATGCGCTCTATGATGGCGGCGTCGATCACCTACTGTGTCGCCACGAGCAGGGCGCGGCAATGGCGGCTATCGGCTATGCACGTGCTACGGGTAAAACGGGCGTCTGCATTGCGACTTCCGGGCCGGGGGCGACAAACCTGATCACCGGCCTGGCTGATGCAATGATGGATTCTGTTCCGGTTGTAGCCATCACCGGGCAGGTCGCCGCGCCGCTGATTGGTACCGATGCTTTTCAGGAGATTGATGTTTTAGGCCTCTCGCTGGCCTGCACTAAACACAGTTTCCTGGTTGAATCGCTGGAATCGTTACCGGAAGTGATGGCTGAGGCGTTTGCGATTGCCCAGTCAGGGCGCCCGGGGCCGGTTCTGGTTGATATCCCGAAAGATATTCAAATTGCCAGCGCTGAACTGACGCCACATTTGCTGCCCGTTGCTGAAATACCAGCCTGCCCGCAGCAGGATTTGGAACAGGCCCGCATGCTGATCGCCCAGGCAAAAAAACCCGTGCTGTATGTAGGTGGCGGCGTAGGAATGGCGCAGGCTGTTCCGGCGTTACGTGAATTTATCCGACAGACTGGTATTCCCGCGGTAGCAACGCTGAAAGGGCTGGGCGCGCCGGATGCCAGCGATCCCTGTTATCTCGGCATGCTGGGTATGCATGGGACGAAAGCGGCGAATCTGGCCGTACAGCAGTGCGATCTGTTGATTGCTGTCGGCGCGCGTTTTGACGATCGCGTTACCGGTAAGCTGGATACCTTCGCCCCGCATGCCAGCGTTATCCATATGGATATCGATCCGGCAGAACTGAATAAGCTGCGTCGTGTGCATGTCGGTTTGCAGGGCGATCTGAATACGCAGTTGCTGGCGCTGGCGCAGCCGTGCCAGATCGATGAATGGCGTGCAGAAGTGATGACGTTAAAAGCCGGGCATAGCTGGCGTTACGATCATCCGGGCGAGGCTATCTACGCCCCGCTGTTTTTGCGCCAGCTGTCCGATCGTAAAGATGCCCGCACCGTGGTGACCACCGATGTCGGTCAGCACCAGATGTGGACGGCGCAGCATATGACCTTCACCGCACCTGAAAATTTTATTACTTCCAGCGGGCTGGGTACCATGGGATTTGGCCTGCCCGCCGCGATAGGCGCGCAGGTTGCCCGCCCTGAAGATACCGTTATCTGTGTTTCCGGCGATGGCTCTTTCATGATGAACGTGCAGGAACTGGGCACCATCAAACGTAAAGGGCTGCCGATCAAAATTGTTCTGCTGGATAACCAGCGCCTGGGGATGGTACGCCAGTGGCAGCAGCTGTTTTTTTCTGAGCGCTACAGCGAAACCAACCTTTCCGATAATCCCGATTTCCTGACGCTGGCAAGCGCTTTTGATATCCCAGGCCAGCGTATTACCCGTAAAGATCAGGTCGACGCTGCATTAGATGCTCTGCTGACCAGTAAAGGTCCCTGGTTGCTGCATGTGGCCATTAATGAGCTTGAAAACGTCTGGCCTCTGGTGCCGCCCGGTGCCAGCAATGCAAACATGATGGAGAAAATCGTATGA
- the ilvL gene encoding ilv operon leader peptide produces the protein MKALLRVISLVVISVVVIIITPCGAALGGRKA, from the coding sequence ATGAAAGCCCTTCTACGAGTGATTAGCCTAGTCGTGATTAGCGTGGTGGTGATTATTATCACACCGTGCGGGGCTGCGCTCGGAGGAAGAAAGGCTTAA
- a CDS encoding YifB family Mg chelatase-like AAA ATPase, with protein MALSHVATRAALGVKAPLVTVEVHISNGLPGLSLVGLAETTVKEARDRVRSAILNSGFTFPAKRITVNLAPADLPKEGGRFDLPIAIAILAASEQLPEAKLAQFEFLGELALSGALRGVQGAIPAAMAASDAGRTLIVPAENGNDVGLVKQGESLIASNLPEVCAFLTAQRSLASGCADLPDDEAKKEDLSDIVGQQQGKRALEVSAAGGHNLLLIGPPGTGKTMLAMRLTGLLPPLSDREALECATIASLINRGGVHKQWRKRPFRIPHHSSTLYALTGGGAIPQPGEITLAHNGVLFLDELPEFSRKTLDALREPLETGEITISRTRAKVTWPARFQLIAAMNPSPGGHYEGKHNRSTPLQTLRYLGRLSGPFLDRFDLSLEIPLLPAGMLSQPSKGAEQSAQVRLRVLKARERQLARQGKINALLDNREVQQWCALSAADAEWLESILITLGLSVRAWQRLLKVSRTIADLAEEETLTRTHLLEALSYRGMDRMLAHLHKNLE; from the coding sequence ATGGCTTTATCCCATGTAGCTACGCGTGCCGCCCTTGGCGTCAAAGCGCCGCTGGTTACGGTTGAAGTTCACATAAGCAACGGATTGCCGGGCCTTTCACTGGTGGGATTAGCTGAAACCACGGTAAAAGAGGCTCGTGACCGAGTACGCAGCGCTATTCTGAATAGCGGTTTTACCTTTCCTGCGAAACGCATTACCGTCAATCTGGCACCTGCCGATCTGCCCAAGGAAGGTGGACGTTTCGATCTGCCTATTGCCATTGCTATTCTCGCTGCCTCAGAGCAGCTTCCTGAAGCCAAACTGGCGCAGTTTGAATTCCTGGGTGAGCTTGCTCTAAGCGGGGCCTTAAGGGGTGTACAGGGCGCTATTCCGGCTGCGATGGCGGCAAGCGATGCAGGAAGGACGCTGATTGTACCGGCAGAAAATGGTAACGATGTTGGCCTGGTTAAACAGGGCGAATCACTAATCGCCAGTAATCTTCCAGAAGTATGTGCTTTCCTGACGGCTCAACGATCGCTTGCGTCTGGTTGCGCAGATTTGCCAGATGATGAAGCGAAAAAGGAAGATTTAAGCGATATCGTCGGACAGCAACAGGGTAAGCGCGCTCTGGAAGTATCCGCTGCGGGAGGACACAATCTACTGCTTATTGGTCCACCCGGCACAGGAAAAACTATGCTGGCGATGCGCCTGACTGGCCTGTTACCGCCTCTGAGCGATCGTGAAGCGCTGGAGTGCGCCACCATTGCCAGCCTGATTAATCGCGGAGGCGTACATAAACAATGGCGAAAACGCCCTTTTCGCATCCCCCACCATAGTTCCACGCTCTATGCGCTAACAGGCGGCGGCGCTATCCCCCAGCCGGGTGAGATTACGCTGGCGCACAATGGTGTTCTGTTTTTGGATGAGCTGCCTGAATTCAGCCGAAAAACTCTGGATGCATTGCGTGAACCACTGGAAACGGGGGAAATTACGATCTCTCGTACCAGAGCAAAAGTTACCTGGCCTGCGCGCTTTCAGCTTATCGCCGCGATGAATCCCAGTCCTGGCGGGCATTATGAAGGTAAACATAATCGCAGTACGCCGTTGCAGACATTACGTTACCTTGGCCGTCTGTCGGGTCCGTTTCTGGACCGTTTCGATCTCTCTCTGGAGATCCCACTATTGCCTGCCGGTATGCTTAGTCAGCCCTCAAAGGGGGCTGAACAGAGTGCTCAAGTGCGACTAAGGGTGCTAAAAGCGCGGGAACGCCAGCTGGCGCGACAGGGAAAGATTAATGCGCTATTAGATAACCGTGAAGTACAACAATGGTGCGCGCTTTCTGCGGCAGATGCTGAGTGGCTTGAATCGATACTGATTACGCTGGGACTTTCAGTCAGAGCATGGCAACGACTGCTAAAGGTGTCACGGACTATTGCCGATCTGGCGGAAGAGGAAACGCTGACGCGAACGCATCTGCTTGAAGCGCTAAGCTATCGGGGTATGGACCGAATGTTGGCTCATCTACATAAAAACCTGGAGTGA
- a CDS encoding DUF413 domain-containing protein, with amino-acid sequence MADSFATNNRFFDNKHYPRGFSRHGDFTIKEAQLLERHGYAFNELDLARREPVTEEERQFIEVCRGLREPQTEAERVWSKYMTRIKRPKRFHTLSGGKPQMEGVEDYSDTDD; translated from the coding sequence ATGGCGGATAGCTTCGCAACAAATAATCGTTTTTTTGATAACAAACACTACCCGCGTGGGTTTTCGCGTCACGGTGATTTCACTATAAAAGAAGCTCAGCTTCTCGAAAGACATGGTTACGCGTTTAATGAGCTTGATCTGGCCAGACGTGAGCCGGTGACAGAAGAAGAACGTCAGTTTATAGAAGTATGTCGTGGTTTACGTGAACCACAAACCGAAGCCGAGCGTGTGTGGAGTAAATATATGACGCGTATCAAGCGTCCAAAACGTTTCCATACGCTCTCTGGCGGTAAACCGCAGATGGAAGGTGTTGAAGACTATAGCGATACGGATGATTAA
- the hdfR gene encoding HTH-type transcriptional regulator HdfR, protein MDTELLKTFLEVSRTRHFGRAAEALYLTQSAVSFRIRQLENQLGVNLFTRHRNNIRLTSAGERLLPYAESLMSTWLMAKKEVAHTQQHHELSIGASASLWEAYLTPWLQTLYENRESLHLEARVAQRHLLVKQLHERQLDLLITTEAPKMDELTSQQIGHISLTLFRSRKSEKKEKYDYIKLEWGADFHQHESYLAGADDVPVLTTTSAHLTRQLLHTTGACAFLPDCWLQHYPDLTVIPDTPVAVRPLYAVWLQNSDQQTHIRQLLKYPVLIQQ, encoded by the coding sequence GTGGATACGGAATTACTGAAGACCTTTCTTGAAGTGAGCAGAACACGTCACTTTGGACGCGCCGCAGAAGCGCTCTACCTGACACAGTCAGCGGTCAGCTTTCGCATCAGACAGCTGGAGAATCAGCTGGGCGTGAACCTTTTTACCCGACATCGCAATAACATACGCCTGACTTCGGCAGGTGAGCGGCTGCTTCCTTACGCGGAAAGCCTGATGAGCACCTGGCTAATGGCTAAAAAAGAAGTGGCGCATACGCAACAGCACCATGAGCTTTCTATCGGGGCCAGTGCATCTCTCTGGGAAGCCTATCTGACCCCCTGGTTGCAGACGCTGTATGAAAATCGTGAGAGTCTGCATCTGGAAGCTCGCGTTGCGCAAAGACATCTACTGGTCAAACAGCTGCATGAACGTCAGCTTGATCTGCTGATTACAACCGAAGCTCCGAAGATGGATGAACTGACCAGCCAGCAAATAGGCCATATTTCGCTAACACTATTTCGCTCTCGTAAAAGCGAGAAGAAGGAAAAATATGACTATATCAAGCTGGAATGGGGTGCCGATTTCCATCAACATGAAAGCTATCTGGCCGGTGCCGATGATGTACCCGTGCTAACCACCACGTCAGCGCATCTAACCCGGCAGCTGCTGCATACTACCGGTGCCTGTGCATTTTTGCCGGACTGCTGGCTGCAGCACTATCCTGATTTAACCGTTATCCCCGATACGCCAGTTGCCGTCAGGCCGCTTTACGCCGTTTGGCTACAGAATAGCGATCAACAGACGCATATTCGTCAGCTGTTGAAATATCCGGTATTGATACAGCAATAA
- the murI gene encoding glutamate racemase — translation MASKPQEESSTSQELTASNLRPTVLVFDSGVGGLSVYDEVRQLLPDLHYLYAFDNVAFPYGEKSEAFIVERVVAIVEAVTRRYPLAMVIVACNTASTVSLPALRARFDFPVVGVVPAIKPAARLTRNGVVGLLATRATVRRSYTHDLIAQFASECKTEMLGSGELVELAEMKLHGQTVSLDAIRRILQPWLRMAEPPDTVVLGCTHFPLLAEELQEVLPEGTRFIDSGAAIARRTVWLLQHDAPDARSSDSNMAFCMEMTPEAVQLMPVLQRYGFEKLEKLAL, via the coding sequence ATGGCTTCGAAACCCCAGGAAGAGAGTTCTACCTCACAGGAACTTACAGCTTCTAATCTGCGGCCTACCGTACTGGTATTTGATTCCGGTGTGGGCGGGCTGTCTGTCTATGATGAGGTCCGGCAATTATTGCCGGATCTTCACTATCTGTATGCCTTTGATAACGTCGCTTTTCCATATGGGGAAAAATCAGAAGCGTTTATCGTCGAGCGCGTTGTGGCGATCGTAGAAGCGGTAACCCGACGTTATCCTTTAGCGATGGTAATTGTGGCCTGTAATACGGCCAGCACCGTTTCTCTGCCTGCGCTACGAGCGCGCTTTGATTTTCCCGTTGTTGGCGTGGTGCCTGCCATCAAACCTGCCGCCAGATTGACGCGTAACGGCGTGGTAGGGCTACTGGCAACGCGGGCAACGGTACGCCGCTCCTATACGCACGATCTGATTGCTCAGTTTGCCAGTGAATGTAAGACCGAGATGTTAGGTTCGGGCGAGCTGGTGGAACTGGCAGAGATGAAGCTGCATGGTCAGACAGTTTCACTTGACGCGATTCGCCGTATCCTGCAGCCGTGGCTACGTATGGCAGAGCCGCCGGATACGGTAGTACTGGGCTGTACACATTTTCCTTTACTGGCTGAAGAATTGCAGGAAGTGCTGCCTGAAGGGACGCGTTTTATCGATTCAGGAGCCGCGATTGCCCGCCGAACCGTTTGGCTATTACAACATGACGCCCCTGATGCGCGTTCTTCTGATAGCAATATGGCTTTCTGTATGGAAATGACACCGGAAGCTGTACAATTAATGCCCGTTTTGCAGCGTTATGGCTTCGAAAAGTTGGAAAAACTCGCGCTTTGA
- the btuB gene encoding TonB-dependent vitamin B12 receptor BtuB, whose translation MLIMKKTPLALAIAALSFWAQSGIAASNNDNIVVTANRFAQPVSSVLAPTTVVTRDDIDRWQAKSLVDVMRRLPGVNSAVNGGLGQQSSLFIRGTESDHVLILINGVRLNQAGISGSSDLSQIPLSLVQRIEYIRGARSAVYGSDAIGGVINIITGRAQPGSSLTAGVGSHGYQMYDGATQQKLGEATTLTLAGDYTYTKGFDVKAGYPNAYGPAQPDHDGFMSKTLYGSIEQQFTDELSGFIRGYGFSNRSAYDFDYSYDSSYTHVLGIKDTRQLYSRNWDSGLRFQNDIYSTQLIASYSHTKDYNYDPRLGRYSAITTLDDIQQYNLQWGNTLRVAQGEVSAGVDWQKQTTEPGTNYLAQGYEQRNTGLYLTGQQQFGSVTLEGAVRGDDNNQFGWHNTWQSAAAWEFIEGYRLFASYGTAFKAPNLGQVYSPGYGNPDLSPEKSKQWEGGVEGLTHAVNWRVSAYRNDIDNMINTDASYRYYNIQQVRIKGIEATAQFDTGPLSHQVSYDYNDPRDTQTDQVLARRARQLVKYQLDWMLSDFDWSLTWLYTGSRYDTDYNSTPSRRVKLGGMSLWDLAVSYPVTSRLTVRGRIANLFDKDYETAYGFETPGREFYLTGTYSF comes from the coding sequence ATGTTGATAATGAAAAAAACGCCGCTGGCATTGGCTATTGCGGCACTTTCCTTCTGGGCGCAATCCGGCATCGCTGCCAGCAATAATGACAATATCGTCGTAACAGCAAACCGTTTTGCTCAGCCTGTCTCTTCCGTGCTGGCACCAACCACGGTTGTAACCCGTGACGATATCGATCGCTGGCAGGCGAAAAGCCTGGTAGATGTGATGCGCCGTCTGCCCGGCGTCAATTCAGCAGTTAACGGCGGCCTGGGGCAGCAAAGCTCGCTGTTTATCCGCGGCACTGAATCAGATCACGTGCTGATTTTGATTAACGGCGTGCGGCTTAATCAGGCTGGTATCAGCGGATCGTCCGATCTTAGCCAGATTCCGCTCTCGCTGGTTCAGCGTATTGAATATATTCGCGGCGCACGTTCCGCCGTATATGGCTCAGATGCTATTGGCGGCGTGATCAATATTATTACCGGGCGCGCGCAGCCGGGCAGCAGCTTAACGGCGGGTGTCGGTTCACACGGCTATCAGATGTATGATGGTGCAACGCAGCAAAAGCTGGGCGAGGCGACAACGCTCACGCTGGCGGGAGATTACACCTATACCAAAGGGTTCGATGTTAAGGCGGGTTATCCTAACGCTTATGGCCCGGCCCAGCCCGACCATGATGGCTTTATGAGTAAAACGCTGTATGGCTCGATTGAGCAGCAGTTTACCGATGAGCTTAGCGGCTTTATTCGCGGCTATGGCTTTAGCAACCGTAGCGCCTATGATTTCGATTACAGCTATGACAGTAGCTATACCCATGTATTAGGTATCAAAGATACGCGGCAGCTATACAGCCGCAACTGGGATAGTGGGCTGCGTTTTCAAAACGATATCTATTCAACGCAGCTAATCGCCAGCTACAGCCATACCAAAGATTATAACTATGACCCGCGCCTGGGCCGCTATAGCGCTATTACTACGCTCGACGATATTCAACAATATAACCTGCAGTGGGGTAATACGCTGCGCGTGGCGCAGGGAGAAGTCAGCGCTGGCGTGGACTGGCAGAAGCAGACCACGGAGCCGGGTACTAATTACCTGGCGCAGGGTTATGAACAACGCAATACAGGCCTCTACCTGACGGGGCAGCAGCAGTTTGGCAGCGTGACGCTGGAAGGGGCGGTACGTGGTGATGATAACAACCAGTTCGGCTGGCATAACACCTGGCAAAGCGCCGCCGCCTGGGAGTTTATCGAAGGCTATCGGCTTTTTGCCTCTTACGGCACCGCTTTCAAAGCACCTAACCTGGGGCAGGTCTATTCGCCGGGCTATGGCAATCCTGATCTTTCTCCAGAGAAGAGCAAACAGTGGGAAGGTGGCGTTGAAGGATTAACCCATGCGGTTAACTGGCGTGTATCAGCGTATCGTAATGATATCGACAATATGATTAATACCGATGCCTCTTACCGCTATTACAATATCCAGCAGGTGCGAATTAAAGGGATTGAGGCTACGGCGCAGTTTGATACCGGGCCGTTAAGCCATCAGGTTTCATATGACTATAACGATCCGCGTGATACGCAAACTGACCAGGTTCTGGCGCGTCGTGCCCGGCAGTTGGTGAAATATCAGCTGGACTGGATGCTGTCTGATTTCGACTGGTCATTAACCTGGCTTTATACCGGTTCGCGTTATGATACTGACTATAACAGCACGCCGTCACGCCGCGTGAAGCTGGGTGGTATGAGCCTGTGGGATCTTGCGGTTTCTTATCCTGTCACCTCTCGGCTGACGGTTCGTGGTAGAATCGCCAACCTGTTCGATAAAGATTACGAGACAGCGTATGGCTTCGAAACCCCAGGAAGAGAGTTCTACCTCACAGGAACTTACAGCTTCTAA
- the trmA gene encoding tRNA (uridine(54)-C5)-methyltransferase TrmA → MTPEQLPVEQYEAQLAEKVTRLQTMMAAFSAPEVEVFRSPDSHYRMRAEFRIWHEGDDLYHIMFDQQTLQRIRVDQFPAASQLINQLMPMMIAAIRDNNVLRRKLFQIDYLSTLSNQIAISVIYHRKLDEEWQQAAQELRDALRAQGIDVQLIGRATKTKICLDRDYVDERLPVAGRDMIYRQIENSFTQPNAAVNIQMLEWALDVTKGAQGDLLELYCGNGNFSLALARNFRQVLATEIAKPSVAAAQYNIAANQIDNVQIIRMAAEEFTQAMNGVRTFNRLQGIDLQSYQCETIFVDPPRSGLDEETVKLVQGYPQILYISCNPQTLCQNLETLAQTHTIRRLALFDQFPYTHHMECGVLLTRR, encoded by the coding sequence ATGACGCCCGAACAACTGCCTGTCGAACAATATGAAGCCCAGCTCGCGGAAAAAGTGACGCGCCTGCAAACGATGATGGCGGCCTTTTCTGCGCCGGAAGTCGAGGTGTTTCGCTCGCCGGACAGCCACTATCGCATGCGCGCTGAATTTCGCATCTGGCACGAAGGCGACGATCTTTATCACATCATGTTCGATCAGCAGACGCTCCAGCGTATTCGCGTCGATCAATTTCCGGCCGCCAGCCAGCTGATCAATCAGCTAATGCCAATGATGATCGCCGCGATCCGCGACAATAACGTGCTACGCCGCAAGCTTTTCCAGATTGATTATCTCTCCACGCTCAGTAACCAGATCGCTATCTCTGTGATTTATCACCGCAAACTTGATGAGGAGTGGCAGCAGGCGGCGCAGGAATTACGTGACGCGCTGCGGGCGCAGGGCATTGACGTACAACTGATTGGACGCGCCACTAAAACCAAAATCTGCCTCGATCGTGATTATGTGGATGAACGGCTGCCGGTCGCTGGGCGCGATATGATCTATCGTCAGATAGAGAACAGTTTCACCCAGCCTAACGCGGCGGTGAACATTCAGATGCTGGAGTGGGCACTGGATGTCACAAAGGGCGCGCAGGGCGATCTGCTGGAGCTGTACTGCGGCAACGGTAACTTTTCACTGGCGCTGGCGCGTAACTTCCGCCAGGTGCTGGCAACGGAGATCGCTAAACCTTCGGTCGCAGCGGCCCAGTACAATATCGCAGCCAACCAGATTGATAATGTACAAATTATTCGTATGGCAGCAGAGGAATTTACCCAGGCGATGAACGGCGTACGCACCTTTAACCGTTTACAGGGTATCGATTTACAGAGCTATCAGTGTGAAACGATTTTTGTCGATCCGCCGCGTAGCGGGCTGGATGAAGAGACGGTAAAACTGGTGCAGGGCTATCCGCAGATCCTCTATATCTCCTGTAACCCGCAAACGCTGTGTCAAAATCTGGAAACGTTGGCGCAAACCCACACTATTCGCCGTCTGGCGCTGTTCGATCAGTTTCCCTACACTCATCATATGGAGTGTGGCGTTCTGTTGACGCGCCGTTAA
- a CDS encoding YijD family membrane protein, which yields MTDQNPRDKGTLVLAFITGLAINGSFSALFNTFVPFSIFPVLALGLAAWSLHQRYLDRAMPEGMPSLAAAFFLLGILLYSAIVRADYPEIGSNFIPTVLMVALIFWIGSKLRRKS from the coding sequence ATGACAGATCAGAACCCTCGCGATAAAGGAACCCTGGTGCTGGCATTTATCACCGGCCTCGCGATTAATGGTTCTTTTTCGGCTCTTTTTAATACTTTTGTGCCGTTCTCTATTTTTCCCGTTCTTGCGCTGGGCCTTGCTGCCTGGAGCCTGCATCAACGTTATCTTGACCGCGCTATGCCAGAAGGCATGCCTTCACTGGCCGCTGCGTTTTTCCTGCTGGGTATTCTGCTTTATAGCGCCATTGTCCGCGCCGACTATCCCGAAATCGGCTCTAACTTTATTCCAACCGTTTTAATGGTGGCGCTAATCTTTTGGATTGGCAGCAAGCTGCGTAGGAAAAGCTGA
- the fabR gene encoding HTH-type transcriptional repressor FabR, with product MGVRAQQKERTRRSLIEAAFSQLSAERSFASLSLREVAREAGIAPTSFYRHFRDVDELGLTMVDESGLMLRQLMRQARQRIAKGGSVIKTSVATFMEFIESNPNAFRLLLRERSGTSAAFRAAVAREIQHFIAELADYLELENRMPRSFTEAQAEAMVIIVFNAGAEALDVDVEQRRKLEERLVLQLRMISKGAYYWYRREQERTAVTLDNPD from the coding sequence ATGGGCGTCAGAGCACAGCAAAAAGAACGTACACGACGTTCGCTAATTGAAGCGGCATTTAGTCAACTGAGTGCCGAGCGCAGTTTTGCCAGCCTGAGTTTGCGCGAAGTTGCGCGCGAAGCCGGTATTGCTCCAACCTCGTTTTATCGGCATTTTCGTGATGTAGATGAGCTGGGGTTAACCATGGTGGATGAGAGCGGCCTGATGCTCAGGCAGCTTATGCGCCAGGCGCGTCAGCGTATTGCCAAAGGCGGCAGCGTAATAAAAACCTCCGTTGCTACCTTTATGGAATTCATTGAAAGCAATCCTAACGCCTTCCGCCTGCTGTTGCGCGAACGCTCAGGTACTTCCGCCGCCTTCCGTGCCGCTGTGGCGCGTGAGATCCAGCATTTTATCGCTGAACTGGCCGATTACCTTGAGCTGGAAAACCGCATGCCGCGTAGTTTTACCGAAGCGCAGGCAGAAGCGATGGTTATTATCGTTTTTAATGCGGGCGCGGAAGCGCTGGATGTTGACGTGGAGCAGAGGCGCAAGCTGGAAGAACGGCTAGTGTTGCAGTTGCGTATGATCTCTAAAGGCGCTTACTACTGGTATCGCCGTGAACAGGAGCGGACAGCGGTCACGCTCGATAATCCTGACTAA